Genomic window (Ictalurus punctatus breed USDA103 chromosome 16, Coco_2.0, whole genome shotgun sequence):
cggTGTACTAACAACAAGACATGGAACCAGTTGGCCAAAGAAACATTGTGAGCGCTGTGAAGAGAAACCCAAAagcaacagtcagtgacataaccaacaacctccacagggccgGGGTGAGGATATCACAATAGACCATTCAAAGATGGCTTCCATAGCAGAAATATGgaagccataccacaagatgcaaaccactcatgagcagtaagactctgaaggccagattggaagtgatggaaaggccaaagtgtggagaaagaacggatctgctcatgatccaaaacattgaAGCTCATTAGCCATAGGTCATGGTGGCCTTGTACACCTCGGACGTGAATATGGTGTCggaggtcatctcttcgacctctgacaggaacttggcttgaaagtTCGCCTTTTCGACCGCAtacatgaacttggcttgggaggtcgtttcttcgacctcggacaggaacttggcttgagaggttgtctcttcaacctctgacaggaacttggcttgagaggtcaccttgttgacctcagacaggaagaCGGCTTGGGAGGTGacctcgttgacctctagcaggaacttgactttctgctggagctctggagatgagaccacctcgtaggtctcatgctggagctctggggatgagaccgcctcgtgggtctcatgcAAGAGTTCTGCAGGTGAGACTACTTTGtcggtctcaggttggagctcttttggatgaggtcaccatgttggtCTCATGCTGAAGCTCTGGGgttgagaccacctcgtggatcTCATGCTGGAGATCTTCAGGTGAGACTACTTCGTGGTTCTCAGGTTAGagttctggagatgaggtcgccacgttgacctccggctggagctctgctcttGCTTTCCTGCGGAGCCGTTGGCAGGCAAGACATCTACCCTTGAAACATTCCTGAGAGCAATAAGACGTTCCGGATCTCCCCAGCTTATCACAGTTTAGACATTGTAGTTGCCTCGGGTAGTCACATGATCCAAGTACTCCGGTGTGTACATGATGCATACATGCGTACTTCGGTACATACATGATGGCTGTGCACACAGTTGCAgcggctcacggctctccttttcagtgctcctttttgttgtttttgtattatttctttattacttgtCTGTGCATTATCGGTTCTACGAACATTcgctatacaagtcagaaccttatggatattggggaccAACACCGAATACCTATTTCGAGAATCtttcatcacacgcacaacatcccagacgacataACAAGATTGCCGGGCTTtccgtggattgttgtcgggtccagaaggcggcgcagacggaggagggagaggaagcaaaagcggggatgcaggtccggtattatgttaaggctaagaaaacaagtacacaagccacctttaccgagcctgtttctctccaatgccagatccctagtgaataaaatcgacaatttggaattacaactagctggaaatcgctacgtttgtgattgctgtgttttgattattactgaaacctggctttgtccgaggatacccgatgctagcatgcagctagcaggtcgtactatgcttcgctgggacatgactgaggactccggtaagagcaGGGGGGGgtgctctgtatgtatgtgcacgAAAATTGGTGTAAtaacggaacaatgatagataaacattgttcccctgacctcgagtacatgtctgTAAGATGTCGGACCTTTTTCctaccgagagagctaacagtagtgattatcacggctgtgtgtattccacccgacgccaatgtgaaccaggcgctctctctcctgttgaacaccataaacgaaCAGCAGTGGGCTTAccccgacggtgttcacatTATTGCAGGAcactttaataaggcgaacttgaagactgtactcccaaaattctatcaacatgttaagtgttttactagaggggcgaacactctggatcatgtttactccaacattaagcatgcgtatagagccatacctctcccccacctcggccaatcagaccatctctccctcctgctctcccctgcctacacccccctcagacacagtgtcaagaccactataaagactgttaccacctggcctgatgatgcattctgcaaactacaggactgcttcgaactgacagactgggatttgtttgaacatcaagagctagaaacattaacaggaacggtactggactatatcaagttctgtattggaaatgtgactgtggacaaaaacattcgggttttccaaaaccagaaaccttggatgaccaaacaggtcctcacactactcaaagcccgagacgctgccttcaggtctggtaatagagctctgtacagagccgctcgtgccaacctgaaaggtggtattaaggaagctaaggcggtctataagaggagcatagagtcccacctgtccagcaaaaataaacgggaggtgtggcagggcatgaactacagaggccgtgatgcgacaacaggagacctgagtgcgatgctggcagaagagctaaattgcttctttgctcgctttgaaacatcacaacaacagcactcatctgctccagcctcacctccaccctcatctggctcccgtaccagtccagccctgcctccatccccacctggttcctgcaccactctacttactgtgagggaacacgatgttagacggatgtttctggcagtgaaccccaggaaagctgctggcccagacggtatACCTGGAAAGGTGCTCAGATcgtgtgcccaccagcttgcccacatctttaccaggatcttcaatctctccctggcccaagcagtcatcccggcctgcctaaaatcagccacaatcatcccagtgccaaagaagtcacCCACCACTGGCCTAAATGATTATCGTCttgtggccctcactccagttatcatgaagtgctttgagagattggttcttcagcacatcaaggactacctccctcCAGACTTCGATCCTTATCAGTTTGCATATcgcgcaaacagatccacagaggatgctatcgccgtagctgtccactatgtgttgagacatctagagcagcaaccgagctacgtccggatgcttttagtggattacagttcggcttgtAATACAATcattccggacattctcatcaccaaattggtcactctTGGCCTCCCCCCCCTCCacatgtgcctggataaagaACTTTCTCACGATCCGgtctcagacagtgagactcggaccccacctctcctccactcgcacgttgagcacaggttctccacagggctgtgtgctgagccccctcctgtactgtctctacacatacgactgtagtccagtccacaacaataatcttatcatcaagttcgctgacgacaccacagtggtcggactcatctcaaaaggagatgaggtagcctacagagaggaagtcctaaacttggcagccaggtgttcaaagaacaatctggctctaaacaccaagaaaaccaaggaactcattgtagacttcaggaagcacAACACTAAGCTGGCCCCCcttttcattaatggtgagtgtgtggagagggtccacaccttccggtttcttggcatccttatctctgcagacatctcctggacggacaacatcacagcggttatcaagaaggctcaaacgcggctacacttcctgagggttctcaggaagtacaatctggactccaatctgctgctgatcttctaccgctcgtccgtcaagagcctgctgacatactgtatcacggtgtggtacggtagctgcaccgcggcagacagggagaggcttcagagagtagtaagagcagcacagaagatcattggctgccctctcccctccctgatggatatttacacatCCCGTTGCCTCAGCCGAAGAAAAACCATCATAGtggacagctctcaccctggctttgatctgttcaatctgttgccctcagggagacgttacaggtgcatcaaaacaaggactagtagatttaagaatagttttttcccaaaagctattaccattctaaacacatacatgtgctgagttcacagcatatgtatatattgtctcaaaactgtgcatttcaaagtacctcccccatccacccccaATATCATGTTTATCTTgcttatttatcttgtttatttatctgtttatttatcttatttatcttgtttattcttcttgtttattttatgtacatgttggcacggaacaaaaaaggagtggctcttaatttcattgtacatgtgtatagtgacaataaaaaggcATTCGCATTCATTGTGACactctcctgctgcttccatgttggGGCGCAGTATTCTGTCACATCGGGTGATCGGCAAACGCGCATAAATGAGGCAAAACAAGAATCGAAAATGAGGgctagaacaagatcaaaactaggACAGAAAACACGATGATCAACGGCTCGGTATACGGATGACACACATAATACTTTGCAAAGACTAAGTGTTTGATCTGTCTCTTATATAGCATGGAGTGAGTCAGTatgagattggcaacaggtgtgtgtgattagaattctggagagggtgaacgtgtgtgtgggaagtgtagtcctctttgGCGATGTTTGTAGTTAGTGGTGCATAcggggaaatggagttgctggtttgctgtgatatgacagatgAAGTTGGACCCAAGATTAGCAACTGGAAAGGCATGTAAATGTATCtgtataaagcactgaatggtttaaatgttattttttacataacaaATCAAGTACTCTGCTGTACCTTCATCACTTAGGCAGCAGGAAAGGTAATGTTTTGGATGGACCACCTTCATGTATGTGTGATGCCAGCTAACACTCTTAACCATTTTCACAGCAGCAAAATGGTTTGAGCTTGCATTAGTTTTTCAGCTGTCTCTATAAGTATTGGCTATTTTTCATTGTTAGCTACAGTATATAGGCGTTATCTCAAGATGCTGACTAGCAAAGACTGATACTCAAAGAAAAACAAGACATCAAAGTCACTGTTGACCATTCTCATAAATCAGTATGAGCCAAATTCTGTGTTTTTAGAGTTATAACTGTGTTATCAGGCAGTTGAATGGCAACACCACAACTAATGCTAAAATCTTAATACCAGGAGACATGGGAGTTTAGTGCCTACCGTCAGAAACACTGCTGCACCAAGAGTGCATGGATGACATGATTAAGAGAAAAGTTGCTTTGGAGAAGTAAAATGTAATGACAGGTAATTAACAGGCAAGTGCTATAAACAGACATCTGCCAAGGGGAGAGCAGTGCTGTAGCCATCTGTTGATGCTTATCTTCCATATCATAAATTAACCTATAGTCACATTATTCACTGTTAACAATGATAGGTTTTATAATCTAAATAATCAATAAGACAATAAACGGCCTAATTCATTGCTTGAAAGTGTTTTCATGACAATCCTTAGTAACGCTAACTCTCACTGAACTCTGACCACCACAGCTTCTGAGGATGTAGCTTTATTCTATGCACACAGGTGGGAATGAGGGCAGGTTCAAAAAGTACATAAAGTTGTTCCGGTGTTGTTGAACATCACCTGCTTAAATGCTACAGTAGTAACATTgaggtcttttttttgttgtttcatcAATATTGactaatgcacctttaagtacaaaaatggttctatttTGTAGTAATACCTGTAGATTACTGCAATTGTAGACCAAGAATGAAATGTATAGTCTCTTGGATGTGAGCCCAGTGCAGCTCTGTCTCTATGAaggttttgtaatattttgtattattatacaTTCTTGTCCTCAGGACTTTTTAAAGCAAAGTGATACCCATAATAATATTTCACTTTGATTGTTTGCTCGATCacttgtaagttgctttggataatgGTTGTTTACAATATAACTAcattcatcaatccatccatccattttttgtacctcttatcctacacagggttgcagggaacctggagcctatccccgaGATACGGAGCacaggcaggggacaccctggacggcgTGCCAATCCATTCCAGggcacacttacacacacattcacacacccattcatacattacggacacgttggacatgccaatcagcctacaatgcatgcctttggacttggggaggaaactgtggtacctggaggaaacccccgaggcacaaggagaacatgcaagctccgcacacacagggcagtggcaggaatcgaaccctcaacccaggaggtgtgaggcaaatctGATACCCACTAAGCCACCCCCCATATCAGtacatttaaatgtgaaatattacTTGAGATTTGCAACCATACCTTTGATAATAACTTAAGCAACACtgagatttatttgtttgtttgtttgtttgttttacctaAACTGCTGTAGATATAGATCTATTGCACATaaaaactgttgctacaaaaAGTGCAAGGAACCAGGTTGCGCAATATTTGCCATTTATTTAGAAGAAACAAAACCACTATACAGAGATAAACTGTTAGTCGGGTCCTACTACACTTAGAGTAGTGACACTGTGATAGTGTGACCACAGTTTATGTGTTTAGAAAAAGTgactagtaataaataaaataaattgcacaCAAACCAACATTGGAGCCTGTTTTTTTATGAAAGCAGTTGCTTAGTTATTGTTAGTTCTCATAGATGCATTCCTCTCTCTGAGTCTGCGTGATTGTCTGTGGAATAGGTCTGGTAGTACTGTTGATATTGTATCTGGCACTAGGCTGAGCATTTTGTGGACTTGGATTTGGGTTGATCGTAGCTGTGGAAAAAGAGAAGTTCTCGtagattttatttctgtagtatGCAGTACCATCTGCAGCATGTCTTTTCTTACCTACCAATTTacatatagacagacaggtggagagacagacagaattcaCAAAATACATGTATGTTAATAGGAACTTGTCTGAAGCACTAGAAGTGGTATaaaaatacaccccttctagcAGAAGAGTATAAAAACTTTAACATTCAATCTTAAGCAAGATTTCAGCAAGACAAAACAGGGAGTTTATGGGAAAGTTACAGGTTCCTTTTTAACATGACCTAAGCTTTCATGTGAACtggaaaaaaacatctttgCAACAGAAATCATTTCCCCCTAAAGAGCAGTGTACTCCAGTGTACTCCAGTGAATGATTTTTCAGTATCAAACTTACGAATCATATATAAACTTATGCTTCAGTTTTATCGCCTTGACCTTAGAGTAGCAAGATTGAAGTACATTGTAAAAATATGACTGGTCTTgaaacaaaatcattttttcCTCTATATACGTGGTTCATATGGTTAATAATTGAGATGGCATGACATACTAAGTGTGATAAGTAGTGATTAGACTCACATTTGAAGATGGCTACACCAAGCAGAACGAGGAAAAGCAGCCCTGCACATGTGCTGATAACGGCAATGATCAGTAATGATGCCTCCTCAACCTTACAGcccactgaaacacacacgcacgcacacgcacacacacacacacgcacgcacacacactcagtgaaTCAAACTATCAAAATGTACAGCATTACCAAATGAGGTAGGCAGTGTTTTCTGTAtcttccccttttttttttttttttttttttttttttttgtgtgtgtgtgtgtgtatgtgcgtgtgtgtaggcCAGTGAAACCCGTTTAAAAGGAAGGTGGGTGGAGTAAAATGAGACATTTTAAGAATTTCAGCCTCCACAGGATTATTCTTGCTGTCTGATGATCACAGATACTTTCTCTATACTCCAAAGAGAAGCTAAAATGTACTTTGTTAAATACAtgattgttaaataaatgtagatgTTCTTTTTTATGTACTACATTATACACACTAATAGTTTCACTACATATTGAAATGATGAGAGTGGAGATGGAGACGGAGACGGAGAAGTTAAGGGTGGAAAAGGAGAAACTTGAGCTAGAGAAACAGAAACTTGCATTAGAAATCCAGCTATTGCTATACAAAGGGCCAGCTACACAATCGAGAATGACAGTGTGTTTATGAACATCTAAATAATCccaaacaataaatataaataaaacaaatatactaTAAATCCCTGAATAAATCCCATACATCTAAATCATTTTTTTAGACATCTTCATCAgcaattgtattttatttctcaaCATACACAATGTCatcaataaagaatttatttacAAGCTGCCTACAGTAATAATATTCATGAAGAAAAACATTATGCCGGCAATCGTTTTGCACAGCTTGACTTTGTTATTCATTTGGCTTATGCTTTGAGacaataaaaaatgtgaaatattgaTGTAGCCTAACAAAATTATTAAAGAGGATATTTTTCTTGCATTAAGAATTTACAATTCTTATTGCAATTCCTTTATAGGCTGATCAGCCGAATTATATTGCTTCTGATGAGACGAACAGTCATATCCTCCTCTGTGGCTTGTTCTCTGATTTGTTCCACCTCTTCCTCCACTGGTCCCAAATCCTCCATTGGGAGAGGCACTCTTTTGGCTAGGtaaatgttgtgcagcacaGCTGCTGCACACATGATGGTACATGCCCTCTCTGGCTCCATCCTAATTTCACTTTGCAAGCAGTGGAatctaaaaaaaagtcattagtATGCCTATATGCAGTAGCTATGCATAATAACCAATACCAATTTAAGTGCAGGCTAAAATAAACAGGCTTAAACATAAGCCACACACACCTGCGCTTGAACACCCCTACGCAGCGCTCAATATTCAACCTCGACCGTGAATGTATATAGTTGTACTGCCTTTCCTGCTCCGTCCCGGGTACCAGGACAGATGTCATCAGCCACTTCTTTAAAGGGTATTtccagttacatttatatagagcTTTTCTAGACACAAAgagctttacatagtatggggagggaggggatctcctcaaccaccactagtgtgtagcattcacctggatgatgcgatggaAGCCATAGTGCACCAAAACACCCAcaacacaccagctattagttgAGAGGATCCCAATTCAGGGATGgtgattattagggggccagtgggggaatttcaccacgagagtcaggaccttggcttaacgtctcatctgaaagatgGTGCTGTTTTTGCAGTATAGTGTCCCTCTCACTATTCTGgagcattaggacccacacagaccacagagtGAGCACCACCTGCTGGCCTCCCTAATAAGACTTCCAACAGCAAGGTCAGTTTTCCAGAGAaggtctcccatccaagtactggccaggctcaaccctacTAATCTTCAGTGAGAAACCACTgaagggagatatggctctggtaCTGGTAGGGAAGCCACTGTTGCCAAGCATTATGCCAGAGAGCCGCCCCCCTCGGCTTCATGCACTCTCCCTCAAGATGCATGCGTCATGGGCAGACTCATACCACCGCACCACCAAATCAGTTAATTTCAATTCATTTCATGTCTGCATCACACACAACCTGAACATTAATTGAGCGAAAGCCTTTCCTCATTTTTAAATGGTGCCTGGGTGTGCACGAGTACCATCAATACAGCCAAAAATACCGGGTATTCCGGAGTCTCTGCGAAATCTCTCCTTGGTGTGCGTAGCCTCCTTCTGGGTGGGTAGACGAACATATCGGTTAGCTCGATCGTGAAGGGCCAGAGAAACTCATCGTATTGCTCGGCATGCTGTACTTCTGTTTACGTTCACCGTATCAGCGATTGTATTTTGGAAAGATCCACTAGCGTAAAATCGAAGAGAAGTTAGTGCTGGGGACAGTGCGCTGTTCCTGTCCATTACATGTTGCAACTGTAGCGATAACTCGTCAATTAATTCTAACAATTCAGCCGTGCTGAAACAAAAAATCTTTCAATAAGTTCTCTATGtccatacagtatatatcaaGGGGATTGATGCGTTCTCTCATACCTCTTTCATATTACTCATAACTCTTTCACATTCTTAAAACTAGTCAAGACTTTTCACTTTACACCTACCTTTGACTAGCTGTAATATTTAGTCTCAGACGTAGCACTACACCCAGATGGTGCAACAGGTATTAATTCTACCTAGGACTTAAGGTGCATTTTACGTCCAGCCTAGTCTTACAACCAGGTGTACGTCCAGCTGGtgcaaataataatgattaaataagtgagtaaataaataaacaacggCAAGGCAACGGGCCAAATCAGTTGTCAGGCCACCGGGAATTCTCGCAGTGCTCCCGGTGGCCAGTCCAGGCCGGACTAGCGGTATTATAAATACTATTAATAGAAGTATTGTTAACTATTGCTGTTCTGAAAGTAAAATAGAATCATGGCATTGATCAAAGATTAACTGTCATACAAACAGTATATAGTAGAGTATAAGCCTAATATTATCGATGTGAGCCCCTACTAATACACAaacagaatcccaaatggcttctTATTCATTATACATGCACTTATTACACAGCATATAACATAACGGCATTCTAAAACTTACATAGTGCAGTACAGAGCACCATTTCATTGTATACTTAAACAGAAAACTGATATTAGAAAAAAAGGGCCGTCAAGGATCACTTAGTCAATAGGTATAGGAAATGCTTTTTGGTTGACCTATGTACAGTAAGGCAAACTAAAGTAGAACAATAGATCTAAAacatgaatatgtaaatatcatAAAAGAAAATTAGAATAGTTTTACAACAGTTAAATTCATTCTGACAGCCATACTAaactcaattcaattttaattgTAGTTGAAGCCCCACTTTTCTGAAAAAGCCAAGCACAGCCACACCTCAGAGGTGTTCTTTAACACACTGTCGGCAGAAAATCCCAGCGACTGCTGTTTCGATTCTCGAGGTTCCGCATTCAAATTATGCAAATCGCTGCGGGATGGTTTTTGAGGCTGGCAGATTTTTTTTGAGTAGAAGCGTCTAAGATACTTTTCAATAACATCTAGTCAAGCATAAGTCAAATGCATTTGCCTTTAAGCCCCAAAAAGATCATGGATAGAAAATGCAGTCTGGAGAAGGAATTAACTTTATATTCTGtctaatatgtataatatgatgtaaaaaaaaaaaaaaaaagataaaagcaagagacaatttaaaaatgaactctaacatacaatatataagtatgatatgatgtaatgtagtgtgcaCGCAGGATGTTGAGtattttatcatgcttttaattGGCTATTTTGAgtaataatttatatttaaattattaaaacaaggccatttttttttgttaagttcCATTGTTAGTTATTCAACTAACTTTAAATTAATTCATAAATTCatccataaaatgtaaaatataagcAATGTGCCTGTTTAAGATGCTGCCTTCTCCAATGTCCTCCATGAGGAAAACCCCTCTTTTGTGCACTTAACTGAGAACAGGATATTTGGGCAAGGTCCTAAACCATAGAAtactactgtatattaaatCTTATCAGTTGTTACTATTtttatgcttttgtttgtttgtttgttttgcatagTATGTGTTTGAAACACAGCTCAGGAcacattgattgattcatatAAAATCCCATCTTACGAAATGATCTTACTCGAGTTGCTTGCAATAAATAATTGacatcaaacaaataaatgcgACAGACTTTGAAAAGGTCTGAGCCTCTGCTGCATCCTCTAATGTTACATTTTTCAAGGGTTCTCCAGTTacggtttgatttttttttgtaatacagTTCGTGCTTTTCATGCCATAGCCATTGTGTAAAAAGTGGCACACAAGTTTAGCGGAAGAAACATATGAAGAGAAATCATGTGATCGGGCAAGTAATGAAGAAGTATTCAATAAACAAAGCTGTGAAGAAATTATTGGTGTCATGTAAGTGTCAGTTGCTTCTGTGAggtgttttatataaatgataCCCTGACTTTTGTCCAGCATTTCTGGACAAATTGTATAttcatcaagaaaatcagaccttatctcaccgaacaggctacacagctactagtccaagCTCTTGTGATTTCTTCAGTAGCTGcctgtatcaaattcaaggccttgatggtcacatacaagaccttgtctggaacagcaccctcctacttCAACACTCTCCttaaggcttacgttccctcacgcaatctgcaatcgGTTAACGACCGGCGCtcagtagtgcctactcagcataGCTCAaggtggaatgaacttcacttccaacctcaatccggaccgcagaatctgtcactattttttttaaaaacagctaaagacccacctcttccatgaacacttaactaacccctaaaatgccaacctcatattatttaaaaaataataataataataaaaaattactctgcacacttacacctctactcttctctagaactcaattctAAATCTTGTATGCTAGCACTACCTGTAtttttctccacttgatatattgctttgcttgtatttcatcattttttagtcactttggataaaagcgtctactaaatggataaatgtaaatgtaaatgtcttctTTTGGTTTATTATCATGCCTTACATGACTCTAGTTTGACCAAATAAATGTCCATATTAGAGAGTAGGTAAAAGGCTCACCTGAGTTGCATGGGAGTGTTATGCTCTTGCTGTAGCGTATGTGGTTGTGTGAGTAACTGGCGTGACAAGTGagtgtttctctgtctgtccagTTCGGCTTGCAGAGCATCAGTGTACTGTTCATGCTTCTGGACTCTGGATGATGGTGAAGAAGCTGAGTTGCTCTGGTCCATGTGAAGTTCACCTGCTGTGGTCTCAAACCCTGCAGAGAGCAGAGCAGCTCCACACAGGAGACATTAGTGCTGTTTTTCAGCTGCAGGGTAATAGATGGTAGAActgcagagagggagagaacacTGAAATCATGACATTTCCTCAAGAAACTGTACAATGTAGTACAGGATTTATAAGACAaacataatattacatttactgcTAGTATAGTAAGTGacagaaaacattttaagaGCATGTGAAAAGTAAAAGAAGATTATAATCACCATTAACTTTAAGCCTCAGGGTTACTGATCTCTCCTCTGAAGGTGGTGGTATTAATCTGATCATCAAACATTTATAAAGACCAGCATCACTGCTTTCAACACTCGTTATATTCAGCCCTAAAGGTTCTGTATTTACTTTGAACCGAAGTTTGCAGTTATGGTCATGAGTTGCATTATTCTGAATAGAATATGTACATAAAATTGACCCTCCATCCTTTTCCCACTTAACTCCAATCTTCATAAAGTCAGTGTAGTTTAACGGTAAAGGAGATGGTAGAAAGGCAGTATCCCCACTAGACACGGTAATGTCCAAGGCACCTATAGAATGAAGGCGTCAATTAGAATAGTGCAAAAACATATATACTGGTATGAAGAAATGTATAAGGAAATTATAAATGATTTATATCACAAATACCTACTCTCCAACtactagggctgggcaatatgacaaaatCATATTATTGAAGTCATAAATAAAGTCACTGCATTTTCTGAGAAAAAAGTATTGTTGGTACCAGTAACAGGTTATTGGATGTTAAAAGCGCTTTATCACGTTCATGTTAATGGTGataaaatttgtaaaaaaaaaatatatatatatatatatatatatatatatatatatatatatatatatatatatatatatatatatatatatgtatatattttttttaaattgttattttttcccTTGTGAGGTTCAGCAAAattaaatattgtgatatagtAGATCATAATGCCTTGAGGTATCGAACTATGAAATTTTAACCAAAAATCACTCATCCTTACTGATCACATTCAATGATATTCTGTGAAAAAGGTTTTACCTAAATCCTTGAGTACAGTTTC
Coding sequences:
- the LOC108276956 gene encoding uncharacterized protein LOC108276956 isoform X2: MLSEKLLCFFLALLFCYSTNTSALDITVSSGDTAFLPSPLPLNYTDFMKIGVKWEKDGGSILCTYSIQNNATHDHNCKLRFKVNTEPLGLNITSVESSDAGLYKCLMIRLIPPPSEERSVTLRLKVNVLPSITLQLKNSTNVSCVELLCSLQGLRPQQVNFTWTRATQLLHHHPESRSMNSTLMLCKPNWTDRETLTCHASYSHNHIRYSKSITLPCNSVGCKVEEASLLIIAVISTCAGLLFLVLLGVAIFKSTINPNPSPQNAQPSARYNINSTTRPIPQTITQTQREECIYEN
- the LOC108276956 gene encoding uncharacterized protein LOC108276956 isoform X1 — translated: MLSEKLLCFFLALLFCYSTNTSALDITVSSGDTAFLPSPLPLNYTDFMKIGVKWEKDGGSILCTYSIQNNATHDHNCKLRFKVNTEPLGLNITSVESSDAGLYKCLMIRLIPPPSEERSVTLRLKVNVLPSITLQLKNSTNVSCVELLCSLQGLRPQQVNFTWTRATQLLHHHPESRSMNSTLMLCKPNWTDRETLTCHASYSHNHIRYSKSITLPCNSVGCKVEEASLLIIAVISTCAGLLFLVLLGVAIFKCKKRHAADGTAYYRNKIYENFSFSTATINPNPSPQNAQPSARYNINSTTRPIPQTITQTQREECIYEN
- the LOC108276956 gene encoding uncharacterized protein LOC108276956 isoform X5 → MLSEKLLCFFLALLFCYSTNTSALDITVSSGDTAFLPSPLPLNYTDFMKIGVKWEKDGGSILCTYSIQNNATHDHNCKLRFKVNTEPLGLNITSVESSDAGLYKCLMIRLIPPPSEERSVTLRLKVNVLPSITLQLKNSTNVSCVELLCSLQGLRPQQVNFTWTRATQLLHHHPESRSMNSTLMLCKPNWTDRETLTCHASYSHNHIRYSKSITLPCNSDSTACKVKLGWSQRGHVPSCVQQLCCTTFT